The Paenibacillus sophorae genome has a segment encoding these proteins:
- a CDS encoding PLP-dependent aminotransferase family protein — protein MNGTKSDYSFNESIILQHVGRTKIANPDSVNLSFGFPAPDLLPIEALNHAASAALIRDNVDALHYTGGKGPELVKRWMLQRLRKFGIEADEDCYLAVYGANQGIELAARVLLNPGETVWVEASTYFNALHMFRYAGAEIEGFPVDHDGLDVDRVESALKQAVQSGGALPKFIYVMPNFQNPTGASMPLERRRRLAELAKYYNIFILEDDAYGELRFEGAHLPSVYSFAPERVIYLGTFSKTLGPGLRLGSVIAPNEVIRRMRCLTLDSPPSPVTQEILGWLLYNYDYDAQIERLNSRYRARRDAMTDAVRSEFGDAAAYTRPEGGFFLWLAFPRETDAGQLHRLAEDRGVSVVPGNPFYAAGGNSPFIRLCFSYCGESEIKRGVKLLGQAYFEHLNKL, from the coding sequence ATGAATGGAACGAAATCGGACTATTCTTTTAACGAGAGTATTATCTTGCAGCATGTCGGACGTACCAAGATCGCCAATCCCGATAGTGTTAATCTGTCTTTCGGATTTCCGGCGCCGGACCTGCTTCCCATTGAGGCTCTAAACCATGCGGCTTCGGCTGCGCTTATCCGTGACAACGTGGACGCTCTGCATTATACCGGCGGCAAGGGTCCCGAGCTTGTGAAAAGGTGGATGCTGCAGCGGCTGCGCAAGTTCGGAATCGAAGCGGACGAAGACTGCTATCTTGCTGTTTACGGAGCTAACCAGGGTATTGAGCTTGCCGCACGGGTGCTTCTAAATCCGGGGGAGACGGTTTGGGTTGAGGCTTCAACCTATTTCAACGCGCTTCATATGTTTCGGTATGCCGGAGCGGAGATTGAGGGCTTTCCCGTCGATCATGACGGTCTTGACGTTGACCGGGTGGAAAGCGCGCTGAAACAAGCGGTTCAAAGCGGCGGAGCGCTGCCTAAATTCATTTATGTGATGCCTAATTTTCAAAATCCTACAGGTGCTTCAATGCCGCTTGAGAGAAGACGCCGTCTGGCCGAGCTGGCGAAATATTATAATATATTTATCTTGGAGGATGACGCCTACGGCGAGCTTCGATTTGAAGGAGCACACCTGCCGTCCGTATACTCTTTCGCTCCTGAAAGAGTAATTTATCTCGGCACTTTTTCGAAGACGCTCGGACCGGGCCTGCGTCTGGGAAGCGTCATCGCTCCGAATGAAGTGATTCGGAGAATGCGCTGCCTGACGCTGGACAGTCCTCCAAGTCCCGTCACCCAGGAAATATTGGGGTGGCTCCTGTACAATTACGATTATGATGCGCAGATCGAGCGTCTGAACAGCCGCTACAGAGCCCGGCGGGACGCGATGACGGATGCGGTCCGGTCGGAGTTTGGAGATGCCGCTGCGTACACGCGCCCTGAAGGCGGATTTTTCCTGTGGCTGGCCTTCCCTCGTGAGACGGATGCGGGGCAGCTGCATCGGCTGGCCGAGGACAGGGGGGTCAGCGTTGTTCCGGGCAACCCGTTCTATGCGGCCGGAGGAAATTCTCCCTTTATCCGATTATGCTTCAGCTATTGCGGCGAATCGGAAATTAAGCGCGGCGTAAAGCTGCTGGGACAAGCTTACTTTGAGCATTTGAACAAGCTGTAA
- the glcT gene encoding glucose PTS transporter transcription antiterminator GlcT — protein MSSITVAKVLNNNVIIADHPQYAEVVVIGKGIGFNRKSRDQIDLSAVEKMFILRNQQEQEQYKELVPQVDEKLIEIIQEIVLYIMQRSRQPVNEHIHIALTDHISFAIRRYEQDVALHNPFLYETKEIYPEEYAMAEYAIARINKTMGVTMPVDEIGFVALHIHSALSNSSISELKQHSQLIGDLVNLVEISLEYRVPRDSLDYSRLVTHLRFVLERLRRGEAVKETSSLDSLMKREYPEMYALAWKLTKVMERRMHLSVYPAEVSYLTVHLQRLAQKKEDEAG, from the coding sequence GTGAGCAGCATAACTGTGGCCAAGGTGCTGAATAATAATGTTATCATCGCCGACCATCCCCAATATGCCGAAGTGGTCGTTATTGGCAAGGGAATCGGGTTTAATCGCAAGAGCCGCGATCAGATCGACTTATCGGCTGTGGAAAAGATGTTCATTCTAAGAAACCAACAAGAGCAGGAACAATATAAAGAGCTTGTGCCACAGGTCGATGAGAAGCTGATTGAAATCATTCAGGAAATCGTGCTGTACATTATGCAGCGGAGCCGGCAGCCGGTCAACGAGCATATCCATATTGCGCTTACAGATCATATCTCCTTTGCCATTCGGCGGTACGAGCAGGATGTAGCCCTTCATAATCCTTTTTTGTATGAGACCAAAGAGATTTATCCCGAGGAATATGCCATGGCTGAATACGCTATCGCCAGAATTAACAAGACGATGGGTGTAACGATGCCTGTCGACGAGATTGGGTTTGTCGCTCTGCACATTCATAGTGCGCTTAGCAACAGCAGTATATCGGAGCTCAAGCAGCATTCCCAACTGATCGGAGACTTGGTCAACCTTGTCGAGATCAGTCTCGAGTACCGTGTTCCCAGAGATTCCTTGGATTACTCAAGGCTTGTTACTCACCTGCGGTTTGTGCTTGAACGGCTCCGCCGCGGCGAGGCGGTCAAGGAGACCTCTTCGCTTGACAGCTTGATGAAACGCGAATATCCGGAAATGTATGCGCTCGCTTGGAAGCTGACGAAGGTGATGGAGCGGCGCATGCACCTGTCTGTATATCCGGCGGAAGTCAGTTATCTGACCGTTCATTTACAGCGTCTTGCCCAGAAAAAAGAGGACGAAGCCGGATGA
- the ptsG gene encoding glucose-specific PTS transporter subunit IIBC, whose amino-acid sequence MFKKLFGVLQRVGKALMLPVAILPAAGLLLGIGNMLVNPDFLQYVPALENDTVQAIANVLMNSGQIVFSNLSLLFAVGVAIGLAGGEGVAGLAAIIGFLVMNVTMGTVLGINSYVLSKGDFAYSSVLGIPTLQTGVFGGILVGILASSMYKRYFKIELPSYLGFFAGKRFVPIMTAVTSLILGLALTVIWPPIQHGLNYLSENMINTNLTLSAFIFGLIERSLIPFGLHHIFYSPFWYEFGSYVDKAGDLVRGDQRIFMQQLRDGVPFTAGTFTTGKYPFMMFGLPAAALAIYHESRPENRKVVGSLMVSAALTSFLTGITEPLEFSFLFVAPLLFAVHVVFAGLSFMTMQILGVKIGMTFSGGFIDYTLFGIIPNRTSWWLVIPVGLAMAVIYYFGFRFVIRKFNLKTPGREDVVDNDADGTDSNAAAVSTAGDDLPRNILAALGGQQNIVHLDACITRLRVEVKEKANVDKNRLKKLGASGVLEVGNNVQAIFGTRSDTIKSQMQDVIAGRTPAAAPVDAAPQPELEQQAGEAGEAIIPEDIVSPVNGELLDITEVPDAVFSQKMTGDGFAFLSSDGKIASPVYGKVFNVFPSKHAVGIMSDGGKEVLVHIGVNTVKLKGQGFTVLVEEGDLVAAGQPIMEVDLEYVKAHAPSVISPVIFSNLPEGSTVTLKKPGKVSIGDKDIVSIQ is encoded by the coding sequence ATGTTTAAAAAGCTTTTCGGCGTCTTACAAAGAGTCGGTAAAGCGCTAATGCTTCCGGTTGCCATTCTTCCGGCAGCAGGTTTGCTGCTGGGTATCGGCAACATGTTGGTCAACCCGGACTTCCTGCAATACGTTCCGGCTCTGGAGAACGATACGGTTCAGGCCATCGCCAACGTATTGATGAACTCGGGCCAAATCGTGTTCAGCAACCTGTCACTGCTGTTCGCTGTAGGTGTAGCTATCGGGCTTGCCGGAGGCGAGGGCGTTGCAGGCCTTGCGGCCATCATCGGTTTTCTCGTCATGAACGTGACGATGGGAACGGTGCTCGGAATCAACAGCTACGTGCTGAGTAAGGGAGATTTCGCCTACTCCAGCGTGCTCGGGATTCCAACGCTGCAAACCGGGGTGTTCGGCGGTATTCTCGTCGGTATACTCGCATCGTCCATGTACAAGCGCTACTTCAAAATCGAGCTTCCTTCCTATCTTGGCTTCTTCGCCGGCAAACGCTTTGTGCCAATTATGACAGCCGTTACTTCCCTGATTTTGGGCTTGGCTCTGACTGTGATCTGGCCTCCAATCCAGCACGGACTGAACTACTTATCCGAGAATATGATTAATACGAACCTGACGTTGTCGGCGTTCATCTTCGGCCTGATCGAGCGTTCGCTGATTCCGTTCGGTCTGCATCATATCTTTTATTCGCCGTTCTGGTACGAGTTCGGCAGTTACGTCGATAAGGCGGGCGATCTGGTCCGGGGAGACCAGCGCATCTTTATGCAGCAGCTTCGCGACGGCGTTCCGTTTACAGCGGGAACCTTTACAACCGGTAAGTATCCGTTCATGATGTTTGGACTGCCTGCCGCCGCTCTGGCCATCTATCATGAGTCCAGACCGGAGAACAGGAAGGTTGTCGGCTCTCTGATGGTATCCGCGGCTCTGACTTCGTTCCTTACGGGTATTACCGAGCCGCTGGAATTCTCGTTCCTGTTCGTAGCTCCGCTGCTATTCGCTGTTCATGTCGTTTTCGCGGGTCTGTCCTTCATGACCATGCAAATTCTCGGTGTAAAGATCGGTATGACCTTCTCCGGAGGTTTCATTGACTATACACTGTTCGGCATCATCCCGAACCGCACCTCCTGGTGGCTCGTTATTCCGGTCGGTCTTGCCATGGCCGTCATCTACTACTTCGGATTCCGTTTCGTTATCCGCAAGTTCAATCTGAAGACGCCGGGACGCGAAGATGTAGTTGACAATGACGCTGATGGTACGGACTCAAATGCGGCGGCGGTATCCACTGCAGGGGACGACCTTCCGCGCAATATTCTTGCCGCTCTTGGCGGTCAGCAGAACATCGTTCATCTGGACGCCTGCATTACCCGCCTGCGGGTAGAGGTTAAAGAGAAAGCGAATGTCGACAAGAATCGGCTGAAGAAGCTCGGCGCTTCCGGCGTACTGGAAGTGGGTAATAATGTACAGGCAATTTTCGGTACCCGATCCGATACGATCAAATCGCAAATGCAGGACGTTATCGCTGGCAGAACTCCGGCGGCCGCTCCAGTGGATGCAGCTCCGCAGCCTGAATTAGAGCAGCAGGCGGGTGAAGCAGGCGAGGCGATTATTCCCGAAGATATCGTATCACCGGTAAACGGGGAACTGCTGGATATCACAGAGGTTCCGGATGCGGTATTCTCGCAAAAAATGACGGGCGACGGATTCGCGTTCCTATCCTCCGACGGCAAAATTGCTTCTCCGGTCTACGGTAAAGTATTTAATGTATTCCCGAGCAAGCATGCAGTCGGCATTATGTCCGACGGCGGCAAAGAAGTGCTGGTGCATATCGGCGTCAACACGGTTAAGCTGAAAGGTCAAGGCTTCACAGTATTGGTGGAAGAAGGCGATCTCGTCGCCGCCGGACAACCGATTATGGAAGTTGATCTGGAATATGTGAAGGCCCATGCGCCTTCGGTCATTTCGCCGGTTATTTTCTCGAATCTGCCTGAAGGCTCTACGGTCACCCTAAAGAAGCCGGGCAAGGTATCCATCGGCGACAAAGATATTGTCAGCATTCAGTAA
- a CDS encoding HPr family phosphocarrier protein — MQKTFKIIDEDGIHARPATALVNTATKFKGTEAFAEAKGKKVTLKSILGVLSLGLEPGDTLTLITDGSEETEALSALQDVMIKEGLGELND, encoded by the coding sequence ATGCAAAAAACATTCAAAATTATCGATGAAGACGGAATTCACGCACGCCCGGCTACAGCCTTGGTTAACACGGCAACTAAATTCAAGGGCACTGAAGCATTTGCAGAAGCCAAAGGTAAAAAAGTAACCTTGAAATCCATCCTCGGCGTTCTGTCCCTGGGACTGGAACCTGGAGACACTCTGACGTTGATTACGGACGGCAGCGAAGAAACCGAAGCGCTGAGCGCGCTTCAGGACGTGATGATTAAGGAAGGGCTGGGAGAACTGAATGACTA